One genomic region from Pseudanabaena sp. FACHB-2040 encodes:
- a CDS encoding STAS domain-containing protein — protein MQSLSARMAIFQPSGFLNASNASQFQVELTSRIQAADASGLVVDMSQVESLDSASLISLVSALKLARQLSKPFCLCSVPPSLRIVFELTQLDRAFEMIDELPSPLLAA, from the coding sequence ATGCAAAGCTTGTCCGCACGGATGGCGATTTTTCAACCCAGCGGTTTCCTAAACGCATCGAATGCTAGCCAGTTCCAAGTCGAGTTGACCAGCCGGATTCAGGCTGCCGACGCGTCGGGTCTGGTGGTCGATATGAGCCAAGTTGAGTCTTTAGACAGTGCTAGCCTAATTTCCTTGGTGTCTGCCCTAAAGCTGGCCCGCCAGCTCAGCAAGCCCTTCTGTCTCTGCTCAGTACCCCCTTCTCTGCGAATTGTGTTTGAGCTGACCCAGCTCGATCGGGCGTTTGAAATGATCGACGAACTGCCCAGCCCTCTGCTGGCAGCCTAG